From one Lolium rigidum isolate FL_2022 chromosome 4, APGP_CSIRO_Lrig_0.1, whole genome shotgun sequence genomic stretch:
- the LOC124708612 gene encoding mitochondrial inner membrane protein OXA1-like: MAFAARRSVASRFSHHLSRRLHPSIPHLLSSRSNDDDPPSPSQPLPLPPFLPPASRAARTLNHLLPFSLHHSGLPRRSFSSAAPDGEVDAAASVLADAAAAAVPGLPAPFPGEVAAAAVDSFYPVAALQYLIDYVHTFTGLNWWACIAITTVLIRSATIPVLVNQLKSTQKLNAIKPEMEAIKDSMDSSDPKSALEGKYKMTALFKKHGVSPFSPLKGLLIQGPMFMSFFFAINNMVEKVPSLNGGGLSWFTDLTTPDPFYILPVLTGLTFLATVELNLQEGMEGNSMAGKMKTFSRGMAVMTVPFTMNFAKGIFCYWITSNLFSLVYGIVIRRPAVRKLFNLPALEAQAAPALKSAFSLFGGSKAIPSAKSPLAITAAQQSSLEKPDAAALGYRVKNLEKKVKSRGKSRKHR, encoded by the exons ATGGCGTTCGCCGCGAGGAGGAGCGTCGCCTCCCGCTTCTCCCACCACctcagccgccgcctccacccctcCATACCCCACCTGCTCTCCTCCCGCTCCAACGACGACGACCCCCCGAGCCCCTCGCAGCCGCTGCCGCTCCCGCCATTCCTCCCGCCCGCTTCCAGAGCTGCCCGAACCCTGAATCACCTCCTCCCCTTCTCCCTCCACCACTCGGGTCTACCGCGCCGCAGCTTCTCCTCCGCCGCCCCCGACGGAGAGGTTGATGCTGCTGCGAGCGTCCTTGCAGACGCCGCGGCTGCGGCGGTGCCGGGCCTGCCGGCGCCGTTCCCGGGGGAGGTGGCCGCCGCAGCCGTCGACTCATTCTACCCCGTCGCCGCGCTGCAGTACCTCATTGATTACGTGCATACCTTCACCGGGCTGAACTG GTGGGCTTGTATTGCGATAACGACGGTGCTGATCCGGAGCGCGACGATCCCAGTGCTGGTGAACCAGCTCAAGTCCACGCAGAAGCTAAAT GCAATAAAACCAGAGATGGAAGCCATTAAGGATTCAATGGAT AGCTCGGATCCGAAATCGGCGCTAGAGGGGAAATATAAAATGACTGCACTCTTCAAAAA GCATGGTGTTAGTCCATTTAGTCCACTAAAAGGACTCCTAATCCAAGGGCCAATGTTCATGAGCTTTTTCTTTGCT ATAAATAACATGGTTGAGAAAGTTCCTTCATTGAATGGAGGTGGATTATCTTGGTTTACTGATCTGACAACCCCGGACCCTTTTTACATTCTTCCAGTGTTAACAGGACTGACCTTCTTGGCTACAGTAGAG CTTAACTTGCAGGAAGGAATGGAGGGAAATTCTATGGCAGGTAAAATGAAGACATTTTCTAGAGGAATGGCTGTTATGACAGTGCCATTCACAATGAATTTTGCCAAG GGAATTTTCTGTTACTGGATCACGTCAAACTTGTTCTCCCTTGTTTATGGTATTG TTATCCGCCGACCTGCTGTGAGGAAGTTGTTCAATCTTCCTGCTTTGGAAGCTCAGGCTGCACCTGCACTGAAGTCAGCTTTCAGTTTATTTGGTGGATCCAAGGCAATACCTTCAGCAAAGTCACCTTTAGCTATCACGGCAGCCCAGCAATCTTCTTTGGAGAAACCTGATGCTGCTGCTCTTGGCTACCGGGTCAAAAATCTTGAAAAGAAGGTGAAATCTAGAGGAAAATCTCGGAAACACAGGTAA
- the LOC124647641 gene encoding uncharacterized protein LOC124647641 gives MFQEATYGQPSRFTPSPPDLAGGSLNEGFSPALRRGPLPFGATAAPNDEVMNEMIDSGSAAAAASPGKWHVIQEELKNNPVSGEDFEAKVRRAFDMYHDDTDLMFKFLNVYSRIEKCEKWTETRTSLSKSKTEQYNPDAPAPGSSNGRRNSDEKKLKDLKKMGHPLRPSHSLPMDRSRYYYSAAPVGTGMGPLAGQLGEWLCRAVQPPAPTPCGSPGGPPVTARRVRLRDGRHLAYEESGVPRETARFKVVFSHGFTGSRLDSLRASPEVAEELGVYMVGFDRAGYGESDPNPARSVESAALDMADLADALGLGDKFYVVGFSLGCHAVWGALRYIPERVAGAAMLAPVVNYWWPGFPAELAAREYGRQQRGDQWALRVAHHAPGVLHWWMEQTWLPLPTSTVVANTTYLPNKRDAEIRRTLTADGTLRNKREMATQQGIQESYYRDMAVMFGKWEFDPMALPEPTKGCPVHLWQGDEDGLVPVALQRHVAGSLGWVNYHELPGTGHFLSAVPGLGDTVLRTLFG, from the exons atgttccaagaggcgaCCTACGGccaaccgtccaggttcacgccgtcgccgcccgatctcgccggcggcagccTGAACGAGGGCTTCTCGCCGGCCCTACGACGAGGGccactcccgttcggtgcgacggcggcgccgaacgacgagGTGATGAACGAGATGATCGACTCCGGCTccgcggccgccgctgcgagcccggg caaatggcacgtcaTACAGGAGGAGCTCAAAAACAACCCGGTGAGCGGCGAAGACTTTGAAGCCAAG GTGCGCCGTGCTTTCGACATGTACCACGACGACACCGACCTGATGTTCAAGTTTCTGAACGTCTACTCCcgcatcgagaagtgcgagaagtggacggAAACCCGCACGAGCCTCTCGAAGAGCAAAACCgaacagtacaaccccgacgctccggcgccaGGCTCGTCGAATGGCCGCCGGAACTCGGACGAGAAAAAGCTCAAAGATCTCAAAAAGATGGGCCATCCC CTGAGACCGTCTCACTCGCTTCCCATGGATCGATCGCGCTACTACTACTCGGCGGCGCCGGTGGGCACGGGCATGGGCCCGCTCGCCGGGCAGCTGGGCGAGTGGCTGTGCCGGGCCGTGCAGCCGCCCGCGCCCACGCCCTGCGGCTCTCCCGGCGGCCCGCCCGTCACGGCGCGGCGGGTCCGGCTCAGGGACGGGCGCCACCTGGCGTACGAGGAGTCCGGCGTGCCCAGGGAGACCGCGCGCTTCAAGGTCGTCTTCTCCCACGGCTTCACCGGCTCCCGCCTCGACAGCCTCCGCGCCTCGCCG GAGGTCGCCGAGGAGCTTGGCGTGTACATGGTGGGCTTCGACCGCGCGGGATACGGCGAGAGCGACCCGAACCCGGCGCGGTCCGTGGAGAGCGCGGCGCTGGACATGGCGGACCTCGCCGACGCGCTGGGGCTCGGCGACAAGTTCTACGTCGTCGGCTTCTCCCTCGGCTGCCACGCCGTGTGGGGCGCGCTCAGGTACATCCCGGAGCGGGTCGCCGGGGCCGCCATGCTGGCGCCGGTGGTGAACTACTGGTGGCCCGGGTTCCCCGCTGAGCTGGCGGCGCGGGAGTACGGCCGGCAGCAGCGCGGCGACCAGTGGGCGCTGCGCGTGGCGCACCACGCCCCCGGCGTCCTCCACTGGTGGATGGAGCAGACCTGGCTGCCCCtgcccacctccaccgtcgtcgcCAACACAACCTACCTCCCCAACAAGCGCGACGCCGAGATCCGCCGCACCCTCACCGCCGACGGCACCCTCCGGAACAAGAGGGAGATGGCCACGCAGCAGGGGATCCAGGAGTCCTACTACAGGGATATGGCGGTCATGTTCGGCAAGTGGGAGTTCGACCCCATGGCGCTGCCGGAGCCGACCAAGGGCTGCCCCGTGCACCTGTGGCAGGGCGACGAGGACGGCCTCGTGCCGGTCGCGCTGCAGCGGCACGTCGCTGGGAGCCTCGGCTGGGTCAACTACCACGAGCTCCCCGGCACTGGCCACTTCCTTTCCGCTGTTCCCGGGCTAGGAGACACCGTTCTCCGGACACTCTTCGGTTGA